A genomic segment from Deinococcus sp. YIM 77859 encodes:
- the nuoD gene encoding NADH dehydrogenase (quinone) subunit D, whose product MTAEPLSSPPEGALLHTEIMSLNVGPQHPSTHGVLRLVVDMDGELVTRVTPHMGYLHTGFEKTFEHRTYQQGVTYAPRTDYLHSFGHELAYVLSVEKLLGAEVPERATTVRVILHELGRIHSHLVFVGTGLLDLGALTPFFYAFREKEAVQDLFEAVCGYRMNQGYFRVGGLARDIPEDWPARVAAFLDTFERGVDEYEALFAQNPIFLDRATGVGVIPRDVAIDLGLTGPNLRASGVPLDHRKANPYCGYETYDFEVPFSTAGDSLARFQLRLLEFRESAKIVRQALKRLAPGPIKDPNRKISLPPRPELETSMEAVIHHFKLVTEGFHPPAGEVYVPTESARGEVGYYIVSDGGSMPYRVKIRAPSFVNLQALEYACVGAQFADLITILATIDPVLGDVDR is encoded by the coding sequence ATGACGGCAGAACCCCTGTCTTCCCCTCCAGAGGGCGCCCTGCTGCACACCGAGATCATGAGTCTGAACGTGGGGCCCCAGCACCCCTCCACCCACGGTGTGCTGCGCCTCGTGGTGGATATGGACGGTGAGCTCGTCACGAGGGTTACGCCGCACATGGGCTACCTGCACACGGGCTTTGAGAAGACCTTTGAACACCGAACCTACCAGCAGGGCGTGACCTATGCGCCGCGCACCGACTACCTGCACTCCTTTGGGCACGAGCTCGCCTACGTCCTGAGCGTCGAAAAGCTGCTGGGGGCCGAGGTGCCCGAACGCGCGACCACCGTGCGGGTGATTCTGCACGAACTCGGCCGCATTCACTCGCACCTTGTCTTCGTGGGGACGGGTCTGCTCGACCTCGGCGCGCTCACTCCCTTCTTCTACGCCTTCCGCGAGAAGGAGGCGGTGCAAGACCTCTTCGAGGCGGTGTGCGGCTACCGAATGAACCAGGGCTACTTCCGCGTGGGCGGCCTCGCGCGCGACATCCCGGAAGACTGGCCGGCCCGCGTCGCCGCCTTCCTCGACACCTTCGAGCGCGGAGTGGACGAGTACGAGGCGCTGTTTGCCCAGAACCCGATCTTCCTCGACCGAGCGACGGGCGTCGGTGTGATTCCCCGTGACGTGGCCATAGACCTGGGCCTCACCGGGCCCAACCTGCGGGCCTCGGGTGTGCCCCTCGACCACCGCAAGGCGAACCCCTACTGCGGCTACGAGACGTACGACTTCGAGGTGCCCTTTTCCACCGCCGGAGATAGCCTGGCCCGCTTTCAGCTCCGGCTGCTGGAATTTCGCGAGAGTGCCAAGATCGTGCGGCAGGCCCTGAAACGCCTGGCCCCCGGTCCCATCAAGGACCCCAACCGCAAGATTTCGCTGCCGCCCCGCCCCGAACTCGAAACGAGCATGGAGGCGGTGATCCACCACTTCAAGCTCGTGACGGAAGGCTTTCACCCGCCCGCCGGTGAAGTGTACGTGCCCACCGAATCGGCCCGCGGCGAAGTGGGCTACTACATCGTCTCGGACGGCGGCTCGATGCCCTACCGCGTCAAGATTCGTGCGCCCAGCTTCGTGAATCTGCAAGCCCTCGAGTACGCCTGTGTGGGTGCCCAGTTTGCCGATCTGATCACCATCCTGGCGACGATTGATCCGGTGCTGGGCGATGTGGACCGGTGA
- the nuoE gene encoding NADH-quinone oxidoreductase subunit NuoE, with protein MSYFADKPSLLADIFSRYPATPQGRRSALMPLLREVQDAEGFVSEARLAEIAQLCGTTATEVRSVMSFYSTYHTLPTGRYHLQVCSTLMCALAGSDELWDYLVSELDVVPGEVTPDGRFSVQKVECLGSCGTAPVVQLNDEGYYEQVTRTKCDRLLAALRAETPPPPDHPVPVTVREDGRQMLASGERVGASVADLVPLGGEA; from the coding sequence TTGAGTTACTTCGCAGACAAACCATCCCTCCTCGCAGACATCTTTTCTCGCTATCCCGCCACGCCCCAGGGCCGCCGCTCGGCGCTGATGCCGCTCCTGCGTGAGGTGCAGGACGCCGAGGGCTTTGTATCTGAGGCGCGCCTGGCCGAGATCGCCCAGCTGTGCGGGACGACGGCCACCGAAGTCCGCTCGGTGATGAGCTTCTACTCGACCTACCACACCCTGCCGACCGGGCGGTATCACCTTCAGGTCTGCTCGACGCTGATGTGTGCGCTGGCCGGAAGTGACGAGCTGTGGGACTACCTGGTCTCGGAGCTTGACGTGGTTCCCGGCGAGGTGACGCCGGACGGGCGCTTCAGCGTGCAGAAGGTGGAATGCCTGGGCTCGTGCGGGACGGCCCCGGTCGTGCAACTGAACGACGAGGGCTACTACGAGCAGGTCACCCGAACGAAGTGTGATCGCCTGCTCGCTGCCCTGCGGGCGGAGACGCCGCCCCCGCCCGACCATCCCGTTCCCGTCACCGTGCGCGAGGACGGGCGGCAGATGCTGGCCAGCGGCGAACGGGTCGGGGCGAGCGTCGCGGACCTCGTCCCCCTGGGAGGTGAGGCGTGA
- the nuoF gene encoding NADH-quinone oxidoreductase subunit NuoF, whose amino-acid sequence MTVAEPAPKPITSGKDPRFAPTLYAHVGQPGSWTLDYYLRHGGYQGVRRAFALGPDAVIEEVKKSGLRGRGGAGFATGLKWSFMPLKDGRQHYIICNADESEPGSFKDRYLLSEDPHQLIEGMLIGGYAMRASVGYIYIRGEYVHAAKRVWAAIHEARAAGYLGRNVLGSGFDFDLQVHRGAGAYICGEETALMNSLEGLRANPRLKPPFPAAAGLYGMPTTINNVETFCAATQILKYGADWHAGMGTEKSRGMKLFQISGPVRRPGVYELPLGTTFRELIFEWAGGPLEEIKAIIPGGSSCPMLPWDEKTLDTPMDYESVAAAGSMLGTGGVTLIPRADCIVNATWNLVRFYAHESCGKCTPCREGISGWMVRMYEKLVRGRGQPGDVQLILDMSDNIGGRSFCALADACLGPVLSSIKLFREEYDALAQTGRAMYPPRRRWKES is encoded by the coding sequence GTGACCGTCGCGGAACCGGCCCCCAAGCCCATCACCAGTGGCAAGGATCCCCGCTTTGCCCCCACCCTCTACGCCCATGTCGGGCAGCCGGGCAGCTGGACGCTCGACTATTACCTGCGTCATGGGGGATATCAGGGCGTGCGGCGCGCCTTTGCGCTGGGTCCAGACGCCGTCATCGAGGAGGTCAAGAAGTCCGGCCTGCGCGGGCGCGGCGGGGCGGGCTTTGCCACCGGCCTGAAGTGGTCCTTTATGCCGCTCAAGGACGGCAGGCAACACTACATCATCTGCAACGCCGACGAGTCCGAGCCGGGCTCTTTCAAGGACCGTTACCTCCTTTCGGAAGACCCGCACCAGCTCATCGAGGGGATGCTGATCGGTGGGTATGCCATGCGCGCCTCCGTCGGCTACATCTACATTCGCGGCGAGTATGTCCACGCCGCCAAGCGGGTATGGGCCGCGATTCACGAGGCGCGGGCAGCGGGCTACCTCGGGCGGAATGTGCTGGGCAGCGGCTTCGATTTCGACCTACAGGTGCACCGGGGGGCCGGGGCATACATCTGCGGCGAGGAAACCGCCCTGATGAACTCGCTGGAGGGCCTGCGGGCCAATCCGCGCCTTAAGCCCCCCTTTCCCGCCGCCGCTGGTCTGTACGGGATGCCGACCACCATCAACAATGTCGAGACCTTTTGCGCGGCCACCCAGATCCTGAAGTACGGCGCAGACTGGCATGCCGGCATGGGCACCGAGAAGTCGAGGGGCATGAAGCTCTTTCAGATCAGCGGCCCGGTGCGCCGCCCCGGCGTGTACGAACTGCCGCTGGGGACCACCTTCCGCGAGCTGATCTTTGAGTGGGCGGGTGGCCCGCTGGAGGAGATCAAGGCGATCATCCCCGGCGGCTCCTCCTGCCCGATGCTCCCCTGGGACGAAAAAACGCTTGACACGCCGATGGATTACGAGAGCGTGGCCGCCGCCGGCTCCATGCTGGGAACGGGCGGCGTCACCCTGATTCCGCGGGCGGACTGCATCGTGAACGCCACCTGGAATCTGGTGCGTTTCTACGCCCACGAGTCCTGCGGCAAATGCACCCCCTGCCGCGAGGGCATCAGCGGCTGGATGGTGCGGATGTACGAGAAGCTCGTGCGCGGGCGCGGCCAGCCCGGCGACGTGCAGCTCATCCTCGACATGAGTGACAACATCGGCGGCCGGTCTTTTTGCGCCCTTGCCGACGCTTGCCTAGGGCCGGTCCTGAGCAGCATCAAGCTCTTCCGCGAGGAATACGACGCGCTCGCGCAGACCGGGCGGGCGATGTACCCGCCGCGGAGAAGGTGGAAGGAATCGTGA
- the nuoG gene encoding NADH-quinone oxidoreductase subunit NuoG: protein MKVVVDDIELDLPAGTSGLDAVFAAGRDVPYFCAHPYLSPVGACRMCLVESGSPRRNPDGTLVMEGEQPKIFWFPKPMAACTMQVTEGMHIRTAKTSDVVAKAQAGMMEFTLLNHPLDCPTCDKGGACELQDRAFEYGYGASRYGFDRRHAEKHFPLSDFVILDQERCIHCKRCVRYFEEVPGQEVLDFIERGGHTFIDTEEGGLPTGFQGNITDICPVGALLDNVARFRGRNWEYDHTPTTCTLCPVGCAITVDARNGRLERVVARENREVNEVWICDAGRFGHVFASEERLTRPLVRVKGELREADWDEAILAIRRGLGGLNPADLALYLNADSTLEEGAALEALAELIGTPSVDHWPRYGANVETTATLTDVATADAVVVLGADLGEEAPVLELRVLEMLRGGILPPEFPHGTAIADLRLVERPTRHPERLAVIGGAPRLSAHAGLRVTGGQRALARLLRPDTDELRAAAKLLAQAKKPVLILGADVLHSVSRELAAGLSDLVTRTGTKVLAIPAAPNSRGLAHLNLVPRAGGLGYDRLAEARAAFLSRLDPGRRARGFTIVHDTHLTATARLADVVLPAVTGYEKRGTTVNLEGRLLPLRQAALEAGEGADLIRTLTALAEALGVRTRIRGLKSAQALLAERLGVDVTDLPNSGVIRPLGRTFTAPTGLTFTPRLWKERMHPNPERRGSRVPDRADRIATWERTGQAGGDD from the coding sequence ATGAAAGTCGTTGTCGACGACATTGAACTCGACCTTCCGGCGGGTACCAGTGGCCTGGATGCCGTGTTCGCCGCCGGGCGGGACGTGCCGTATTTCTGCGCGCACCCCTACCTCTCGCCGGTCGGGGCCTGCCGGATGTGCCTGGTCGAATCGGGCTCGCCGCGGAGAAACCCGGACGGCACCTTGGTGATGGAGGGCGAACAGCCCAAGATCTTCTGGTTCCCCAAGCCGATGGCGGCCTGCACGATGCAGGTGACGGAGGGGATGCACATCCGCACCGCCAAGACGTCGGACGTGGTGGCAAAGGCGCAGGCGGGCATGATGGAGTTCACCCTTCTGAACCACCCGCTCGACTGCCCGACCTGTGACAAGGGCGGCGCGTGCGAACTTCAGGACCGCGCCTTCGAGTACGGCTACGGCGCGAGCCGCTACGGCTTTGACCGCCGTCATGCCGAAAAGCACTTCCCCCTCTCCGACTTCGTGATTCTCGACCAGGAACGCTGCATCCACTGCAAACGCTGCGTGCGCTACTTCGAGGAGGTGCCGGGTCAGGAGGTGCTCGACTTCATCGAGCGCGGCGGGCACACCTTTATCGACACCGAGGAAGGCGGCCTGCCCACCGGCTTTCAGGGCAACATCACCGACATCTGCCCGGTAGGGGCGCTGCTCGACAACGTGGCCCGCTTCCGGGGCCGCAACTGGGAATACGACCACACGCCGACCACCTGCACGCTCTGCCCGGTGGGCTGCGCGATCACGGTGGACGCGCGCAACGGGCGGCTGGAGCGCGTCGTTGCCCGCGAGAACCGCGAGGTGAACGAGGTCTGGATCTGCGACGCGGGCCGCTTCGGGCACGTCTTCGCCTCCGAGGAGCGTCTGACCCGGCCGCTGGTTCGTGTGAAGGGCGAACTGCGCGAGGCCGATTGGGACGAGGCGATCCTCGCCATCCGGCGCGGCCTGGGTGGGCTCAACCCCGCCGACCTCGCCCTGTACCTGAACGCCGACAGCACCTTGGAGGAGGGGGCGGCGCTTGAAGCCTTGGCGGAGCTGATCGGCACCCCTTCGGTGGACCACTGGCCACGCTACGGGGCAAACGTGGAGACGACGGCCACCCTGACGGACGTGGCGACCGCCGACGCCGTCGTCGTGCTGGGCGCTGACCTGGGCGAGGAAGCCCCGGTGCTGGAACTGCGCGTGCTGGAGATGCTGCGCGGCGGCATCCTCCCGCCCGAGTTCCCGCACGGAACGGCCATTGCTGACCTGCGTCTGGTGGAACGCCCCACCCGCCACCCCGAGCGCCTGGCGGTGATCGGTGGGGCGCCGCGGCTCTCGGCACATGCCGGACTGCGGGTAACCGGCGGTCAGCGTGCCCTCGCCCGCCTGCTCCGGCCCGATACCGACGAACTCCGGGCGGCGGCCAAGCTTCTGGCACAGGCGAAGAAGCCGGTGCTTATCCTCGGGGCGGACGTGCTGCATAGCGTCTCGCGGGAGTTGGCCGCGGGGCTGTCTGACCTCGTGACCCGCACGGGCACGAAGGTCCTGGCTATCCCGGCGGCCCCGAACAGCCGGGGACTCGCGCACCTGAACCTCGTTCCGCGTGCCGGTGGCCTGGGCTATGACCGGTTGGCGGAGGCGCGGGCAGCGTTCCTCTCACGGCTGGACCCCGGCAGGCGGGCGCGCGGCTTCACCATCGTTCACGACACACACCTCACCGCCACGGCGCGTTTGGCCGATGTCGTCCTTCCCGCCGTCACGGGCTACGAGAAGCGCGGGACGACCGTGAACCTCGAAGGCCGCCTCCTCCCGCTGCGGCAGGCGGCGCTGGAGGCGGGCGAGGGGGCCGACCTGATCCGTACCCTGACCGCGCTGGCGGAGGCGCTGGGCGTTCGCACCCGCATTCGCGGCCTGAAGTCGGCGCAGGCCCTCTTGGCTGAACGTCTGGGCGTGGACGTGACCGACCTGCCGAACAGTGGCGTCATCCGCCCGCTGGGCCGGACGTTCACGGCTCCCACGGGGTTGACCTTTACGCCGCGTCTTTGGAAGGAACGGATGCACCCCAATCCCGAACGGCGGGGCAGCCGCGTCCCGGACCGCGCCGACCGCATCGCCACCTGGGAACGAACGGGGCAGGCGGGGGGAGACGACTGA
- the nuoH gene encoding NADH-quinone oxidoreductase subunit NuoH, whose amino-acid sequence MPDWLTQLLITLLKAVLVTFALLTTFAYMTLIERRLLARMQIRVGPNRVGPLGLLQPAADAIKSIFKEDLRVTLADKLVYTLAPIVAIGMALTAFGGIPAGPPQSLFGTDPWVYQLDAGILALLAITSMGVYGIFLGGWASGSKYPILGGLRSSAQMISYELGMGLSILGLLMLVGSTSFLRIVEWQAQQGWLILFQVLGFALFLVSSFAETNRTPFDLPEAEQELVAGYLTEYSAIKWALFQMAEYVNMITASAVMATLFFGGYRGPVFLEPFIPGISTWPLIWLLLKIAFFLFLFIWVRATLPRLRYDQLMRFGWKLLLPLALANTLLTAAFLAFGRGVGLWLLGLLSLAGVLLLFALSDRVRALWNTPTQRRDPEEAQVRPLGGD is encoded by the coding sequence ATGCCTGATTGGCTCACCCAACTCCTGATCACCCTGCTCAAGGCGGTGCTGGTGACCTTTGCGCTGCTGACCACCTTCGCGTACATGACCCTGATCGAGCGGCGGCTGCTGGCGCGAATGCAGATTCGCGTGGGGCCCAACCGCGTGGGGCCGCTGGGCCTGTTGCAACCGGCGGCGGACGCCATCAAGAGCATCTTCAAGGAAGACCTGCGGGTGACCCTGGCCGACAAGCTGGTGTATACGCTCGCGCCCATCGTTGCCATCGGCATGGCGCTGACGGCCTTTGGGGGGATTCCCGCCGGGCCGCCGCAGAGCCTGTTCGGGACCGATCCCTGGGTCTATCAGCTCGACGCGGGCATTCTCGCGCTGCTGGCGATCACCAGCATGGGCGTGTACGGCATCTTCCTGGGCGGCTGGGCCTCGGGCAGCAAGTACCCGATCCTGGGTGGCCTCAGAAGCAGCGCGCAGATGATCTCCTACGAACTCGGCATGGGCCTGAGCATCCTGGGCCTCTTGATGCTGGTGGGCAGCACGTCCTTTCTGCGGATTGTGGAGTGGCAGGCGCAGCAGGGCTGGCTGATCCTCTTTCAGGTGCTGGGCTTTGCCCTCTTCCTGGTGAGTTCCTTTGCGGAGACCAACCGCACGCCCTTTGACCTGCCGGAGGCCGAGCAGGAACTCGTGGCCGGGTACCTGACCGAGTATTCCGCAATCAAGTGGGCTCTCTTTCAGATGGCGGAGTACGTGAACATGATCACCGCCTCCGCCGTGATGGCGACCCTCTTTTTCGGGGGCTACCGCGGACCGGTGTTTCTGGAGCCGTTCATTCCCGGCATCTCCACCTGGCCGCTGATCTGGCTCCTCCTCAAGATCGCCTTTTTCCTCTTCCTGTTCATCTGGGTGCGCGCCACCCTGCCCCGGTTGCGCTACGACCAGCTGATGCGCTTCGGCTGGAAGCTGCTGCTTCCCCTCGCGCTTGCCAACACGCTGCTGACTGCTGCCTTCCTCGCCTTTGGGCGTGGCGTGGGCCTGTGGCTGCTCGGCCTGCTGAGCCTGGCCGGAGTGCTGCTCCTGTTTGCCCTGAGTGACCGCGTGCGTGCCCTGTGGAATACGCCCACCCAGCGCCGGGACCCGGAAGAGGCGCAGGTGCGGCCGCTGGGAGGCGACTGA
- the nuoI gene encoding NADH-quinone oxidoreductase subunit NuoI, which yields MGVLDIAKGMGVTLGKLFQKPVTVSYPEERATLQPRFRGRHVLTRHPGTGLEKCIGCSLCAAACPAYAIYVEAAENDPLNPVSPGERYAKVYEINMLRCIFCGLCEEACPTGAVVLGNEFEMADYRYRDFVYGKEDMLVGVDGSLPQRREAARTGRPVRLGFRVEGGARSELEGVEYPR from the coding sequence ATGGGTGTTCTTGATATCGCCAAGGGCATGGGTGTCACCCTCGGCAAGCTCTTTCAGAAGCCAGTCACAGTGAGCTATCCCGAGGAGCGCGCAACCCTGCAGCCCCGTTTTCGTGGGCGGCACGTGCTGACCCGTCATCCCGGCACCGGGCTGGAAAAATGTATCGGCTGTAGCCTGTGCGCGGCAGCCTGTCCCGCCTATGCGATCTACGTCGAGGCCGCCGAGAATGACCCGCTGAATCCGGTGAGCCCCGGCGAGCGCTACGCGAAGGTGTACGAGATCAATATGCTGCGCTGCATCTTCTGTGGCCTGTGCGAGGAAGCTTGCCCCACGGGGGCGGTGGTTCTGGGCAACGAGTTCGAGATGGCCGACTACCGCTACCGCGACTTTGTGTACGGCAAGGAAGACATGCTCGTGGGTGTAGACGGCTCCCTGCCCCAGCGCCGTGAGGCCGCCCGCACCGGCAGACCCGTGCGGCTGGGCTTTCGCGTCGAGGGCGGAGCGCGGTCCGAACTGGAGGGGGTGGAGTACCCGAGATGA
- a CDS encoding NADH-quinone oxidoreductase subunit J has translation MIAFILLGALALVGAVITVAARNAVHAALGLVGTLLSVAGLFASLSASFLAAAQVIVYAGAVMVLFLFVIMLLNANAPVRGRDPVPFVRELAGIGGVVLAGALAVLALTYRDPRPLSEGAAALRGGGAGPVGEVLLTRFLLPFEAVSILLLVAIVGAVALVKRPVPQPDGVTDAEGVALPTSPDLQPAAERRRA, from the coding sequence ATGATCGCCTTTATCCTCCTGGGAGCCCTTGCCCTGGTGGGTGCGGTGATCACCGTGGCGGCGCGGAATGCGGTTCACGCCGCGCTGGGGCTGGTGGGCACGCTGCTGAGCGTGGCCGGGCTCTTCGCGAGCCTAAGCGCGTCCTTTTTGGCGGCGGCGCAGGTGATCGTGTACGCGGGGGCCGTGATGGTGCTGTTCCTGTTCGTGATCATGCTGCTGAACGCGAATGCGCCGGTCAGGGGACGCGACCCGGTGCCGTTTGTGCGCGAGCTCGCCGGGATCGGCGGAGTGGTGCTTGCCGGAGCCCTCGCGGTGCTGGCCTTGACGTACCGTGATCCCCGTCCGCTCAGCGAGGGGGCAGCGGCGCTGCGTGGCGGCGGAGCCGGACCGGTCGGCGAGGTGCTGCTGACACGCTTCCTGCTTCCCTTCGAAGCCGTGAGCATTCTGCTGCTTGTCGCCATTGTGGGCGCGGTGGCGCTGGTTAAACGGCCGGTGCCGCAGCCCGACGGGGTGACCGATGCGGAAGGTGTGGCGCTGCCGACTTCCCCCGACCTCCAGCCCGCAGCGGAGAGGAGGCGTGCCTGA
- the nuoK gene encoding NADH-quinone oxidoreductase subunit NuoK, translated as MAPTAYYVALSGLLFAIGMIGVLTRRTAIMVFLSVELMLNAANLALVAFARSWGDLTAQTAVFIVMTLAAAEVAIGLAIIVSIFRKRETTNVDDLATLKG; from the coding sequence ATGGCTCCCACCGCCTACTACGTCGCCCTGTCCGGGCTCCTTTTTGCCATCGGCATGATCGGCGTGCTCACGCGGCGCACCGCGATCATGGTCTTTCTCTCGGTGGAGCTGATGCTGAACGCGGCGAACCTCGCTCTGGTGGCCTTTGCCCGCTCCTGGGGCGACCTGACCGCGCAGACCGCCGTCTTTATCGTGATGACCCTGGCCGCCGCCGAGGTGGCGATCGGCCTGGCCATCATCGTGTCCATCTTCCGCAAGCGCGAGACGACCAACGTGGACGACCTCGCCACCCTGAAAGGCTGA
- the nuoL gene encoding NADH-quinone oxidoreductase subunit L, whose protein sequence is MPLYLLPLFPLIGFALLILFPRLFPGRLAGGLGSLTVLASFVVAVARFLGQTDTPAHEVLWTWLPNMALNANLAVGFYLDQLSALMALIITGVGFLIHVYSVSYMGHDPKFTRFFAFLNFFVGMMLILVLADSYPLMFVGWEGVGMASYLLIGFWFGGRHSEASDRDLRAASDREGLANSNAARKAFIMNRIGDLGFMLGMFLIYRLYGTLSIPELLERVEGAQVAVAGIELACLFLLVGAVGKSGQLPLTTWLPDAMAGPTPVSALIHAATMVTAGVYLIARSHFLYDLAPTASTWVAWVGGLTALYGALSALNQHDIKKILAYSTVSQLGYMFLAVGLHAYSAGVFHLLTHAFFKALLFLAAGAVIHALHEEQDVRAMGGMRKFMPLTHVTALLGVLAIAGIPIWSGFFSKDAILAAAFTASPPLYVIGLGVALLTAYYMGRWYFLVWRGEYRGHVAHPHEADGLMRVPLGILAALATLGGFLNVPSFLGGGHAFDTYLGRALPVHAHEIPVATEWLLTLLAVAAGVGGLLWAYAEHRRRVLAQGPLGRVSTQALYLDRLYDSLLSLPSRAIADGLDAVDRGVDGALGGLARNSVAPGGLFAAWQNGFVRAYAVSMLLGTALILGYWALRTIGGGA, encoded by the coding sequence GTGCCCCTGTACCTGCTTCCTCTCTTTCCGCTGATCGGGTTCGCCCTGCTGATCCTGTTCCCACGCCTCTTTCCGGGGCGGTTGGCAGGCGGGCTGGGTTCCCTCACCGTGCTCGCGAGTTTCGTCGTCGCCGTCGCGCGTTTCCTCGGGCAGACCGACACCCCGGCCCACGAGGTGCTGTGGACCTGGCTCCCCAATATGGCGCTGAACGCCAACCTCGCGGTGGGCTTCTACCTCGACCAGCTCAGCGCCCTGATGGCCCTGATCATCACCGGCGTCGGCTTCCTCATTCATGTCTATTCGGTCAGCTATATGGGCCACGACCCGAAGTTCACGCGCTTTTTTGCGTTCCTGAACTTCTTCGTGGGCATGATGCTGATCCTGGTGCTCGCCGACTCCTATCCCCTCATGTTTGTGGGCTGGGAGGGGGTGGGCATGGCCTCCTACCTCCTGATCGGCTTCTGGTTCGGCGGGCGCCATTCGGAGGCGTCGGACCGTGACCTGCGCGCGGCCAGCGACCGCGAGGGGCTGGCCAACTCCAACGCGGCCCGCAAGGCGTTCATCATGAACCGCATCGGGGACCTGGGGTTCATGCTGGGCATGTTCCTGATCTACCGGCTCTACGGTACCCTCTCGATTCCCGAACTCTTGGAGCGGGTGGAGGGTGCGCAGGTCGCCGTTGCCGGGATCGAACTCGCCTGCCTGTTCCTGCTTGTGGGCGCGGTGGGCAAGAGCGGTCAATTGCCCCTCACCACCTGGCTGCCCGACGCGATGGCTGGCCCTACGCCCGTCTCGGCGCTCATTCACGCGGCCACGATGGTCACGGCGGGCGTGTACCTGATCGCCCGCAGCCATTTCCTGTACGACCTCGCGCCGACCGCCTCCACCTGGGTGGCCTGGGTTGGCGGCCTGACCGCGCTGTACGGGGCGCTGTCGGCCCTCAACCAGCACGACATCAAGAAGATCCTGGCGTACTCCACCGTCTCGCAGCTCGGCTACATGTTCCTGGCGGTGGGTCTGCACGCCTACTCGGCAGGGGTGTTTCACCTGCTCACCCACGCCTTTTTCAAGGCGCTGCTGTTCCTTGCGGCGGGCGCGGTGATTCACGCCCTGCACGAGGAACAGGACGTGCGCGCGATGGGCGGCATGCGGAAATTCATGCCCTTGACGCACGTCACCGCGTTGCTGGGCGTCCTTGCCATCGCCGGGATTCCAATCTGGAGCGGCTTTTTCTCCAAGGACGCGATTCTGGCCGCCGCCTTCACCGCCAGCCCGCCCCTCTACGTGATCGGGCTGGGCGTGGCGCTGCTGACCGCGTACTACATGGGCCGCTGGTACTTCCTGGTTTGGCGCGGTGAGTACCGGGGTCACGTCGCCCACCCGCACGAGGCCGACGGGCTGATGCGGGTACCGCTGGGCATCCTCGCGGCGCTCGCCACGTTGGGCGGGTTTCTGAACGTCCCCTCCTTCCTGGGCGGCGGGCACGCCTTTGACACCTACCTGGGCCGCGCGCTGCCCGTGCACGCGCACGAGATTCCGGTGGCGACCGAATGGCTGCTGACCCTGCTGGCCGTCGCTGCCGGGGTGGGCGGGCTGCTGTGGGCTTATGCCGAACACCGCCGCCGCGTTCTGGCACAGGGGCCGCTGGGCCGCGTCAGCACGCAGGCACTGTACCTCGATCGCCTCTACGACAGCCTCTTGAGCCTGCCGAGCCGGGCCATCGCCGATGGTCTCGACGCGGTGGACCGGGGCGTAGACGGCGCGTTGGGGGGGCTGGCACGCAACAGCGTCGCGCCCGGTGGCCTCTTTGCCGCCTGGCAAAACGGGTTCGTGCGGGCCTACGCCGTCTCGATGTTGCTTGGAACAGCGCTGATCCTGGGCTACTGGGCCCTGAGGACGATTGGAGGCGGCGCGTGA